In one window of Bizionia sp. M204 DNA:
- a CDS encoding DMT family transporter — protein MRQFIQNKYFLLIFIAIIWGSSFILIKKLLPVFDPYQIGAFRAGLSGLLLSFIGFPALKRMSKKDVFWIALSGLFGNFLVVFIFPIAQQGVSSSLAGIINALDPIFTLVLGAILFGIRNKVIQYAGAIIGFIGAIILVYSSNSGNGENHLYYTVLLVIGSALYAVAALIIEKKLHHIKSTDISTGIYTIWMVPSLLILSFTGFFTDIDYSQNETLTALGYLVFLTVISTTLVMFLFFKLVQDTSAVFVSTISLLLPVVAVIWGVLDKEKFTVWYAIGGLLILISVYLIREKKNKSLEKE, from the coding sequence ATGAGGCAATTCATTCAAAATAAATATTTTCTACTCATCTTTATTGCTATAATCTGGGGTTCTTCTTTTATACTCATAAAAAAATTACTACCAGTATTTGACCCATATCAAATCGGAGCTTTTAGGGCAGGATTGTCAGGCTTGCTTTTGTCATTTATTGGATTCCCAGCTTTGAAAAGAATGTCAAAAAAGGATGTTTTTTGGATTGCTCTATCAGGATTATTTGGTAACTTTTTAGTGGTCTTTATTTTTCCTATTGCACAACAAGGCGTAAGTAGCTCATTGGCAGGCATCATAAATGCATTAGACCCAATATTCACACTCGTTTTAGGAGCAATTCTGTTTGGAATCAGAAATAAAGTTATTCAATATGCTGGAGCAATAATTGGATTTATAGGTGCGATCATTTTAGTTTACTCTTCCAATTCAGGAAATGGCGAAAATCATCTTTATTATACGGTTTTATTGGTTATAGGTTCGGCACTTTATGCCGTTGCCGCACTCATTATTGAAAAAAAATTACATCACATAAAATCGACAGATATATCAACAGGTATTTACACTATTTGGATGGTGCCGTCTCTTTTAATTTTAAGTTTTACAGGTTTTTTTACAGACATTGATTACAGCCAAAATGAAACTTTAACGGCTCTAGGCTATTTAGTCTTTCTAACCGTCATTAGCACTACTTTGGTAATGTTTTTGTTTTTCAAGCTTGTTCAAGATACCTCTGCAGTTTTTGTAAGTACTATTTCACTTTTATTACCAGTCGTTGCGGTAATTTGGGGCGTTTTGGACAAAGAGAAATTTACAGTTTGGTATGCAATCGGTGGATTATTAATTTTGATTAGTGTATATCTCATTAGAGAAAAGAAAAATAAATCATTGGAAAAAGAATAA